ATCCTCGACAAGGGCGATTGGGGAGCCGCGACCAACATCATGAAGGTGCTGGGAATCGAGAGCGGCTCGTTTCAAGAGCAGATCCGGAGCTTCGGCGAACGCTTCATCCTCGGATGGGGCGGCTATCCGATCGTCGGCACGCCCGAGCAGGCGGTGGATCAGCTCAAGACGATAAGCGCGATGGGAATCGAGGGCGTGATTCTCGGCTTTCTCGACTATCACGAGGAACTCGCCTACTTCGAGCGCGCCGTGATGCCGCTGCTCAAACAGGTGGGATTGCGGCGCTGACCGCCGCGGCCGCCTCCGACGGCGGCGTATCGGAAGAAGCTCCATCGGGAGTCGTGGCCGCCGTCGCATCATCCGGCACGACAACCTCGGCGAGGATGCCCTCAAGGATTTCCGGCTTCACGGGCTTGCTGACGTAGGCGTCCATGCCGGCGTCAAGGCAGGTTTCGCGGTCGCCGCTAAGGGCATTTGCGGTCAGCGCGATTATCCGGGTGTGGCGCTCGGTTCCTTCATGCCGCCGAATCTCCCTGGTGGCCTCGTAACCGTCCATCTCTGGCATTTGACAATCCATAAGGACCGCGTCGTAAGGTATCCGGATCGCCGCCTCGACCGCCTCGCGTCCGTTGGCCACGCAATCGACCTCGACGCCCATCTTTTTCAGCTGGAACTTCGCCATCTTCTGGTTGATCGAGTTGTCCTCGGCGAGCAGAACCCTGAGCCTCCGTCCCGCGGGCAGCTTCGCGCGAGATGAAGGCTCGGCCGATGCGCTATCCGCCATCGCTACGGACTGCTTCTCCGGCCTGGTGCGTTGTTTGTGCACCAGGGCATTGAGGAGAGCGTTATAAAGCAAGGATTGCGGTATCGGCTTGGTCAGCCAGGCGTCCACCTCGAGCCCCTGCAGGCGCTGGGCGAAGTCTTGCGCTGTACCCACGGACGACACCAGGATCAGCCCGGTCGCAGCGAGCGCCGGATCGGTCTTGATTCTTCGGCCGAGTTCGATTCCGTCCACTCCAGGCATCTGCACGTCGCTCAGCACGATCTCGAAGGGACGCGAGGCGAGGGCCGCGCGCATTATGTCGAGCGCGGCCTCGGCCGACTCGGCGGTCGCGGCTTCCATCTTCCACGCGGCCAGTTGGGCTCCCAGGATCCGCAGGCTGGTCGCATTGTCGTCGACGATGAGCGCCTTCACATTGGCGAACGAGGCGAAGCGCTCCGAGGGCTGTTTCCCGACGTGCAGCGCGCGGGCGAATTTCACCGTGAACCAGAAGGTGGTACCGCACTCGGGCGTGCTCGACACGGACATAGTTCCGCCCATGCATTCCACCAGTTGACGCGCGATCGAGAGGCCGAGGCCGGTGCCTCCAAAGTGGCGAGTGGTCGAGGCGTCAACCTGGCTGAACGGTTGGAACAGCAGGTGTAGCTTGTCTTCGGGGATTCCGGCGCCGGTGTCGTGCACCTCGAAACGCAGGATTATTCCTCTGGGGTTTTCGCTGAGATTGTCGACCTGCACGGCGACCTCGCCGTGGGCGGTAAACTTGATCGCGTTGCCGAGCAGGTTGAGCAGCACCTGGCGCAGGCGGCCGGGATCGCCGCGCAACGCCTGCGGCACCTCGGGGTCGATCGATATAGTCAATTCGAGGCCCTTGCGCCGGGCCTGCTCGGCGACCAGCTCGACGGCCCCCTCGACTGCGGCGCTCAACTCGAAATCGATCTCTTCGAGCTGCACCTTGCTGGCGGCAAGCTTGGAGAAATCCAGAATTTCGTTGATCAACGTGAGCAGCGCTTCGCCGCTCTCGCGCACGTCGTGGGCGTACTCGCCCTGCTCCGGCGTCAGCTTGGTGTCGAGCAGCAGGCCGGTCATCCCGATGACCAAATTGAGCGGCGTGCGGATCTCGTGGCTCATGTTGGCCAGGAACGCCGACTTCGCGAGCCGCCTCTAGGGCGGCATCGCGCGCCGCGGTCAGCTCGGCCTCGAGGTGCTTGCTCGCGCTGATGTCGTGCGCGATGACCGAGAAACTCGCGGCCTTGCTGGCGGAATCGAAAATCGGCGAGCGGGTGATGAGGACCTCGACGCTGCTGCCGTCCTTGCGCTGACGCGTCGTTTCGAAGTGCTCGGCCTTGCCCGTGTGCGAGCCTGCGCTAAGCTGTTCGAGCATCTCGGCACGGCGGGCGAGCGGCACCAGCATCGCCACGTTGCGCCCGATCATCTCGTCGGCGCTGTAGCCGAAGAGCCGCTCGGCCGCGGCATTCCAGCTTGTGACCGTAAGGTCGGTCGATTCGCTGTAGATCGCGTCGCCCGACGCGCCGACGATCGAGGCAAGCAACGATCGCTCCTTTTCGCCACGTTTTTGCTCGCTGATGTCGCGCACGCCGATGATCACGCCGCGCACGGTGCCGTCGTCGTTCTTGAACACCGAGGCGTTCAGCGACAC
The nucleotide sequence above comes from Candidatus Binataceae bacterium. Encoded proteins:
- a CDS encoding response regulator — protein: MSHEIRTPLNLVIGMTGLLLDTKLTPEQGEYAHDVRESGEALLTLINEILDFSKLAASKVQLEEIDFELSAAVEGAVELVAEQARRKGLELTISIDPEVPQALRGDPGRLRQVLLNLLGNAIKFTAHGEVAVQVDNLSENPRGIILRFEVHDTGAGIPEDKLHLLFQPFSQVDASTTRHFGGTGLGLSIARQLVECMGGTMSVSSTPECGTTFWFTVKFARALHVGKQPSERFASFANVKALIVDDNATSLRILGAQLAAWKMEAATAESAEAALDIMRAALASRPFEIVLSDVQMPGVDGIELGRRIKTDPALAATGLILVSSVGTAQDFAQRLQGLEVDAWLTKPIPQSLLYNALLNALVHKQRTRPEKQSVAMADSASAEPSSRAKLPAGRRLRVLLAEDNSINQKMAKFQLKKMGVEVDCVANGREAVEAAIRIPYDAVLMDCQMPEMDGYEATREIRRHEGTERHTRIIALTANALSGDRETCLDAGMDAYVSKPVKPEILEGILAEVVVPDDATAATTPDGASSDTPPSEAAAAVSAAIPPV